CTCTGGCACACCCCGCCCTCGACCTCCAGGTAGCGGGCTCCGACATGGATAGCCGGGCCGCCCAGAGCCGGTGAACCGGCGTGTTTCCACAAACTGCGCACAACCATCTCCTCAGTCCTCCCGCTCGTCGGTGGTGTCGAGATCTCCGTCGCAGGAGTCGGCGCCGTTCTCGGGGTCGGTCAGGTGTGTGCCAGGGGCGGTCATAGACGCCCGTAGCGCCTGCTCGACCGCCTCGCCGTCCAAGACCTGCGTGCGGATCCCGAGTGCGGCGAGCCGATCCGCGACATCTTCCGTACGGCGCCGTAGAGCCCCACCGGTGCGCCGGGCGGTTCCGGTGGCGGTGACCACGACCAGCACCTGCTGGTGGGAGAGCTCGTGGGTGGCGGCGATCTCGTCGAGGAAGTCGGCGTGCGCGGCCGCAGCATCGGCCAGGGCCGGGTGGGGCAGGTGGTCGGCGTTGGCGCGCACCATCGCTACCAGCCCCGACAGGTCAGCACGGCGGCGTTGCACCAGGATCTGGACGGGTTCGGTCAGCGAGTCGAGCACCCCGGCGAACGCCGCCACGACCTGGTCCTGCTCACGACCGGAGGCGAGTTGGAACGGGAGGGTGGTGCAGGCGATCACCGCCGCGCACCTGCCTTGCAGGTCGATCACCCCGCTGGGGGTGATGGCCGAGGCGGGCAGGCGCAACGGCGCTAGCCTCGGTTGCCTGAATCGGGGTGCCCAACGCGGCAACGCCGGGAGTTCACCGGAGGGTGCGGGGACCAGGTGCTGGGGTGAGCGCTTCCACACCCACGCGCTGGCCAGGACCTTCTCCAGGCCTCGGCCGTCGCGCTCGGCCAGCGCGATCGCGATGACCGCGCCCAGGAGCGGGGCCAGTCCCAGCGCGAGGACCCACAGCGGCACCATGTCGCGTAGGAGCAGGTAGGCGATCCAGGCTGCGGCCAGGGCTGGGGCGATGATCAGGCACTGGCGGGCGGTGAGGTTGAACAGCAGGGGTTCGGGGCGGTCGATGTCAGCGGGGATGCGGCCCCGCCACGCCGAGGGTTCTTCCTGCACAAGCTCCCTTTCTCGATGTCCTGCACGTGCGGGTCAGAGCTCACTTGGTGTCGCGGCGAGGTTTGGGGAAGAGCCCGTACTGCTTCCACACCCGCCGCGGGGATGAGAACAAGGGCTGCTGGCCTTTGACGTGGGCGGGCTTGGTCCACTGCACGGGCGGCGCCTCCGGCAGGTGACGCACCCTCGGCGCAGACGCTGGGCGAGGTGCGGGGTCGGGAAGACCGAGGCGCTCGGTTGCCCGCCGGCCCGGAACCCGGACCGGAGGCGGGGTCGGCAGCACCCCTTGCCGCCACCGGCGCTGCGGTGTCCCAGCAGCGCCACCACCGTGAGGCTTGGCACCAGGTGGTGAGGGGCGGGCGAAGAGCGTCTGCTGTCCGGTCTTGGGTGATCCGGGCATACGGCCCTCCTCCAACACGCGACGTGCGGGCGCGGGCGGTGCGGGTCGCGGCGGCGGCGCCGGGCCCAGGGCTTTCTGGCCTGGCAGAGCAGGTGTGGGACCACCGGGGTCGGGGCCGGGTCGGGGCCAGTGGCCACTGGCCCCCGGTCCGGGGAGAGTGCGCCGCCCGCCCCGTGTGAGGTCCCCGGCTGGATCGGGCGGGTCGTGGCGGTGGCGGTACCACCACGCCTGGGGCTGGAGCGGCTGGAGCCCGGACCCCGGTTTGGGCTGGTAGCGGGGCAGCGGCTTGCCAGCGCGGCGTTGGGGCCAGGAGAACTGGGGTTTACGGAAACCGAGGTCGAACGCTTTCGGCAACCGAAGACTCCCCATCGACCTGAAAGCGAGCATCCAGGCGATGTTTTTCAAGAAGGCGGCGATCGGTGAGGTGCCGGGGTTGGGTTGCCACACCAGACGGCTCACCCACGAGCCGATCCGGATCTGCACATACAGCAGCACCAGGAGCAGCATGATGTTCATCAGCCACCCGTCACCGCTGGCGCTCCCGCTCTCAGGAGAAGCGAACGTGCTGCTGGTCAGGGTGACGGTGTGCTCGGAGCCCGTGTCGAGCACCACCATGTTCCCGCCCGGCCCGGTGGGGGCAGCGGTGATGTTGCCCGTCAAGGACATCTGGCCTTCGAAGAAGAGCTGCATCATCGCCAGGAAGGCCACGGCTTGGGCGATCGGGATCGCGCACGCCCCCACCAAGGATTTCCACCACAGCTCCGCGAGCCGGTTGGTGTGCGGCAAGGCGTGGAACATCAGCAACAGCGGGGCGCCGATGACCAGGACGATGACCACGCAGATGCGGACCGCTTCACTGATCATCCACACCACCAGCAAGACGACGATGACGACCAGCAGCAGCAAGGTGAACAACAACGCCTCCGTGAGGATGACGTCCATGCGGTCGCGCAGATTCTCGGCCGCCTCGCGGGCATCGATGCCCCGCGCACCGATGGCGGTGGACATGTCGTTGGAGAGCCGGATGATCTCGGTGGAGATCCACATCGACAGGTTCGCCGCGGCGAACCCGGCCACGAGCCGGGGCAGCAGGTCGGTGGCCGAGTAGCGCGTCTGGATGGTCTGGTAGCCCATGGCGATCACCGCGCCCGCCACGATCAGCAACAGGTAGACGATGTTGGTGGTGGTCAGGATCCCGGAGTGCAGGGCCTTCATGCCCTCGGTCGGCATCGGGGTCCAAAACGCCCGTTCCGCCAGCCATGCCAGGGCCGGGTTCAACCCGGACACAACGAAGTCCGCGAACCAGTTACTGATGTGGCAGCCGCCGTCGGTCAGCCCGCAGTCGAAGACCTTGTCATCGGTCTCTAACTCCACCGGATCCTTGGGAAGCTCGGTCGGGTCCTGCCGACCGCCTCGGGGCTCGTCCTCGCGCTCATCTTCGGGAGGTGGGAGCGGGTCGTCGGTGATCTCCGGCTCCGGAGCAGGATCCAGCTCCTCCGGGCCAGGACCACTCTCAGACTCGGGCGCCGGTTCTGGTGCGGGTGAGGGTTCTTGCGGGGGTGGGAGCGGGTCGTCCGAGGGCGGCGGCAACGGCTCGTCCGAAGGCGGCTCCGCCGGAACCCGCACCCACGTGTGCAGTGGTCTCATGCGCCACCACCGGCCTCACCCGCGGCGAGAATCCATTCCAGGATGCTCATCAGCACCGTGGCCAGCACCGCGATCCCGTACCCGAGGGCCACACCCGTCAGCGCCCTCTTGGCCCCGTCGATCGCCCCCGGCTCGCCCCCGGCGACCAGCCACCGCACCCCCGCGATCGTAAGGAAAAGGGTTCCGAGCGCGGTGGCCAAGACCATGATGACCAGGTAGACCCGGTCCACCACGGCCACCAGCGGCGCCGCCGTGGCCTCGGCTGGCTCGTCCGGCCCCTCAACCTCCCCCTCAGTGCTGTTGGCCCACACCCACGAGGCGTCATCGGCCGTCACCATGCACCACACCGTGGCTACCAAGACGGCGACCATGATCACCAACAACCTGCGCACCCCAACCCCCTTCTCAGCACCGCCGCACCCTCAGTCCTTCGAGGCGGCTCGGTGTCTTGGCCCGCTGTCGGGGGCTGGTCGGGCCATCCCGTGAAGCTCGAGTGGCCCGACCGGCCCTTTTACTGAGTTAGGAAGCCAACGGCCACGGCGCCTTCGACGCCTTCGGCCGGGCGACTTCGTTGGCGCGGTGCCCGTCACCGGGCGAAACCGGCGCACTCGACAGGAAGGGAGAAGTGCTCGGGGCTTGGCCGGGGGCCGCGCTCAGCGCGGCGGCGAGCCGGGTCTCGGCCCGCTGGCGGCGCTTGGCCAGCGTCTTGTAGGCCACCCCGG
This DNA window, taken from Nocardiopsis exhalans, encodes the following:
- a CDS encoding PrgI family protein gives rise to the protein MQEEPSAWRGRIPADIDRPEPLLFNLTARQCLIIAPALAAAWIAYLLLRDMVPLWVLALGLAPLLGAVIAIALAERDGRGLEKVLASAWVWKRSPQHLVPAPSGELPALPRWAPRFRQPRLAPLRLPASAITPSGVIDLQGRCAAVIACTTLPFQLASGREQDQVVAAFAGVLDSLTEPVQILVQRRRADLSGLVAMVRANADHLPHPALADAAAAHADFLDEIAATHELSHQQVLVVVTATGTARRTGGALRRRTEDVADRLAALGIRTQVLDGEAVEQALRASMTAPGTHLTDPENGADSCDGDLDTTDERED